A DNA window from Pogona vitticeps strain Pit_001003342236 chromosome 2, PviZW2.1, whole genome shotgun sequence contains the following coding sequences:
- the LY6G6C gene encoding lymphocyte antigen 6 complex locus protein G6c encodes MNSKCLFLGLSLLLFCSVAQGLVCKVCKFKVGTVCFRSDDPCRAKEGQYCETTKVYTGHIMLFTKHGCSKHAELCNKTEQRDDVFDMNYNRTCCDYDLCNGGIVSNPSLPFLAGISMAFGWWLAH; translated from the exons ATGAACAGCAAGTGTCTTTTCCTGGGGCTTTCTCTTCTGCTCTTCTGCTCTGTTG CTCAAGGCCTTGTGTGCAAAGTATGTAAATTCAAGGTGGGCACAGTGTGCTTCAGATCTGATGATCCCTGCAGAGCAAAAGAAGGCCAATACTGTGAGACAACCAAAGTTTATACAG GTCATATCATGCTCTTCACGAAACACGGCTGCAGCAAACATGCGGAACTTTGCAACAAGACCGAGCAAAGGGACGACGTCTTCGACATGAACTACAACCGCACGTGCTGCGACTATGACTTATGCAATGGGGGAATCGTCAGCAATCCCAGTCTCCCATTTTTAGCTGGCATCAGCATGGCATTCGGTTGGTGGCTGGCCCATTAA